From the Pseudomonas syringae KCTC 12500 genome, the window CGCGCTGCTGCAGGTGTCGGGCTGATTATCACCGAAGGTACGACGGTCAATCACAAGGCCTCCAACGGTTATCAGAACGTCCCGCAGTTTTTCGGTGAAGCGCCACTGGCCGGCTGGCGCAAGGTGGTCGAGGCAGTGCATGCGGAGGGCGGCAGGATCGTCCCGCAACTCTGGCACGTCGGCGCTGTTCGCCGTCCTGGCACCGAGCCGGACGGCAGCGTGCCTGCCTATGGGCCGATGGAAAAGGTCAAGGACGCTCAGGTGCTGGTGCATGGCATGAGCAAGCAGGACATCGACGAAATAGTGGCTGCCTTTGCCCAGGCTGCCGTCGATGCCAAGGCGATGGGCATGGACGGTGTCGAAATTCATGGCGCTCACGGTTACCTGATCGATCAGTTCTTCTGGGAGGGCAGCAATCAACGCAGCGACGAGTACGGCGGCAGCCTCGCCAACCGCTCACGTTTTGCTCTCGAACTGATCAAGGCCGTGCGCGCCGCTGTGGGCCCGGATTACCCAATCATTTTCCGTTTCTCACAATGGAAACAGCAGGATTACACCGCGCGCCTGGTGCAAACGCCTGAGGCGCTGGGCGAGTTTCTGCAGCCTCTGGCTGATGCTGGTGTGGATATCTTTCATTGCTCTACCCGGCGTTTCTGGGAGCCTGAGTTCGAAGGCTCCGACCTGAACCTGGCGGGCTGGACGCGCAAGCTGACTGGCAAACCGACCATCACAGTCGGCAGCGTCGGACTGGACGGTGAGTTCCTGCAATTTATGGTCGACACCGACAAGGTCGCTCAACCTGCCAGCCTGGAAAATCTGCTGAAGCGGCTGGGCAACGACGAGTTCGATCTGGTGGCGGTGGGGCGTGCGCTGCTGGTCGATCCGGATTGGGCACTGAAAGTGCGCGAGGGCCGTGAGCAGGACATCCTGCCCTTCAGTCGAGACGCACTGGCGACACTGGCCTGATCTTCTTGCTGGCTACCGGCCTGATCTCTTTGACGCTTGCCGCGTGATGGCTCGGGCAGGCCTCGCGCAATTGACGCTCGAACTGATCGATGACTGCTGTCCAGCCCTGGCGACTGGCATGTTGCCGGGCATTGAGGCGCACGCGGCGCAATGTCTCACTGTCCTCCAGCAACCAGCGCGCCGAGTCGATGAACGCCGCCTCGTCCCCCGGCATGGCCAACGCACCATTGTGGCCGTGGCGGATATGCTGCCCGGCTGCGGCTTCATCGTAGGCGACCACGCCCAGGCCTGAGGCGAGTGCTTCGAGAACTACGTTGCCGAAGGTTTCGGTGAGGCTGGGGAACAGAAACATATCGGCCGAGGCATAGTGCGTCGCCAGCACCTCGCCGCGCTGGGTGCCGCAGAAAATCGCATCCGGGATTTGCTGTTCCAGCTGCGGGCGTTGAGGCCCGTCGCCAACCACCACCAGTTTCAGATTACGTTGCGGGTAACTGTCTTTGAGCGCCTCGAAGCAGGCTTTGAGCAGGCTCAGGTTTTTTTCTGGGGCAAGCCGGCCAACATGCAGGACCGCAACATCATCGGCTTGCAGACCCCAGTTCTCGCGCAGAAGCTGCGAGCGTCTGGACGGGCTGAACAATTGACTGTCGACGCCACGCGACAACAGCTCGATCCTCTCAAAGCCACGTCGCTCCAGCTCGACCTTCTGACTGATGCTGGGTACCAGCGTCATGCGCGACCGATTGTGGAACCAGCGCAGGTAGTGCGTCAGCAAGCGGGTGATGAAACCCATGCCGTACTGCTGCGTGTACTGCGGGAAGTTGGTATGAAAGCCACTGATCACCGCAATCCCCAGCCGCCGCGCTGCGCGCAGTGCCGAGAGCCCCAGCGGACCTTCCGTGGCTATGTACAGCACATCCGGCCGACGCCGTTGCCAGCGCCGCAGCAGCTTGTGCATCGAAGACTGACCCCACTGCAACCCCGGGTAACCCGGTATCGGCCAGCCCCGGCAGAGCAGCAGATCCTCTGCCGTGCCCGCGCCGATCTCGTCGTTCTGACGTGGCCGGACCAGCTCGACCCGATGCCCGCGCAACCGCAACCCTTCACACAGCCGCCCCAGGGTATTGGCGACGCCGTTGATCTCGGGAGTAAAGGTTTCAGTGATCAGGGTGACATTAAGAATTTGGCTCATGAGAGCAGTGTCGACTGATTACATTTCGGTTATGTGGCGGTTATGTGATGGATTGGTGATAGGGCGTCGGTAAGGTGAGCAAGTTGGCGTGAGACTGCGCGGAATAGTTAATAGGTAAACGCATAGGCTGTACAACCCAACGGGGTGACATTAGGAAATGGCGAAACATTGTCGGTATGGGTCATTTGAAAGTCCCTCGCGCATGCTCCATTGCCGCAGGCATAGGCACGAAGTCTTTATCCTCCACAATGAATCTGCGTTGTTCGATAGTCATGCTATCCATGAAGCGATTTGAGCGGGGGATTGCCGAACTGCCGAGTGTTGCGGGTAATGCGACTGGAGGTTTTTTCTCCGTATGTGTGATGGCTGCGTTCAACAGGCTTGCAAACTGACCTGAACGGTTTTCCGGTAGTCTTTCGAGGGATGCCGGTCGGTAGGAGAAGAGTTGTTCTGCGGCAGATTCTGTTTTTATTTCCATAGCGATTACTCCTGTTTTTTTAAAGCAGGAGAGCAAGGATGATGCCATATTCAATATATTGCTTGTTCCTACATCGTTGCGATCTTGTATTAGAGGTCGGGAAGATATGTCCTACACAATATTCCTACGTGTAATGTTTTTTCATATCTCGGCAAGCAGTGTCTGGTTGTGGCAAGTCGTTGCCGTTACACGGAATGGAGTTCTATAAGCTGCTTGTAAGAATGCTGATATATCGCTGTAAGAAGTTTCCATTTTAATGCTGAAGTGCCGAACAGATAACTCGTTATCTGTTCGGCACGCTCTCAGGCCGAGTCGTCACTCAGCCAGTCAAGCAGGGCACTCAGCCCAGATCACGAACCAGTTGGCCGATCACTTCGCCCACTTTGGCCAGATCCGGTGCCGCCAGACGATGTTCATCGGCGTACGAATACGCCACGGTGAACAGGCCGGCGGTGCGGGTGGAATAAGCAGGGGCGTCTTTTTCGAAAACACGGTTCGCGGCTTCGGCAGTCAGCGACGTTGAGCTGATGACGATGCGTTCTTCGGGGTCGTTCACACCGTTGATGTAAACTTCGTCCGGCTTGATCGACCATTCGGCCAGTTCACTGACCAGAAAGGCGCGGATCTTTTCCTGAACGGTTGCGTTGTCAGCGGCCAGTGCAGCAGGATTTACTTGAGCATTCATGATTTAACTTCCTTGTTAAGTTCATGTGTCGCCGGGTTTCATGGAAGCTGGCTTCACATGAACGGATTGATTGAGGCCCCATTTAGCCCCAGCTGGCAGGGTGAGTTGCGGTGCATATTTATATGCGTGTGATTTTTTTCTTCGGGAGTGCCGAACCGCATGGCGCGGTCCGGCAGGTTGGCATTCAGCCGCGTGCGTGGGTCACCGGCAACGCATCCGCGCCACGTTCGCGCACCCAGAACAGCGTTGCAGCGGCCACTGCAGCAGGCATCATCAGCAGATTGACCACCGGGATCAGCAAGGCAACGTAGACGATGCCGCCAAAGCTCAGGCTCTGCCAGCGTTTGCTCTTCAGCCAGCCGAGCATTTCGTTCCAGCCCAGTTTGTGGTTATCGGCGGGGTAGTCGATGTACTGGATCGCCATCATCCACACCCCGAACAATAGCCATAGCGGGGCGGCGATGATGTTGGCGACCGGGATGAACGACAGGATGAACAGGCCGAGCATGCGCGGCAGCATGTAGCCCAGCTTGCGCGCTTCGCGGGCTAGGGTGCGGGGCACCATGGCGACCAGTTCGGCCCAGCTGAAATCGGGCGATTCGTCTACACCGCGAATCACGGCTTCGACCTTTTCGGACAGAAACCCGTTGAACGGTGCGGCGATGATGTTGGCGACCATGGTGAAGGTGAAAAACACCATCAGCAGCACCAGCGCCACGAACAGTGGCCAGAGGATGTAACTGAGAAAACTCAGCCAGTGAGGCAGGGTCGGCATGAAGGTGTCGACCCATAGCTCGAACTGGTGCACCGCCAGATAGATCAGGCCGCAAAACAACACCACATTGATGCTCAATGGAAGTAGAACGAACAAGCGCAAACCAGGGCTGAGGACCAGTTTCAGGCCCTCTCTCAGGTATTGCGGGCCAGTAAGGGCGGGAGCGGGCATGGGAGTCTCCGAGTGCTTGAAAGGCGTGACCTTACCGGCTTTGTGATGGCCATGAAAGAGCGGAGCGCTGACGGTTTTTGAGCATGCCAGACTTGTGGCGTATCCTTGACGAAGGAAGACTATCCGATTGGCTCGCCACTCATGCGCCGCTTCCAGGCGCCTGCGCTATAGAAGTGACCTATAGGGTGGATTGTGAAACGATATTTCCTTAACCTCTGCGGCCCCGATAGGCTGTTCGGCAATCTAAGACCTGTCCTTAAGGTCAGAATTTTCAGGACCTGCCGAACCAAATGACGCTTCCCCAAGCGTTTCGGTGGTCCTTTTTATCCAGCCGTCCCGACCGCGGCGTAAACGGTCGGTCGATAGGAGTGTGTCATGTCAGACGTACGTCATTCCCGAGTGATCATTCTCGGTTCCGGCCCTGCCGGTTACAGCGCTGCGGTTTACGCCGCTCGCGCCAACCTCAAGCCCCTGCTGATCACCGGCATGCAGGCTGGCGGCCAATTGACCACGACTACAGAAGTTGATAACTGGCCAGGCGACCCGCACGGCCTGACCGGTCCTGCCCTGATGGAACGCATGCGTGAGCATGCCGAGCGTTTTGAGACTGAAATTGTCTTTGACCACATCAATTCCGTTGATCTGGCCGGCAAGCCGTTCAGTCTGCAGGGCGATAGCGCAACCTACACCTGCGACGCTCTGATCATTGCCACCGGCGCCAGCGCCCGCTACCTGGGTCTGCCTTCGGAAGAAGCGTTCATGGGCAAGGGTGTTTCTGCCTGCGCCACATGCGACGGTTTCTTTTATCGCAACCGTGAAGTCGCGGTGGTCGGTGGTGGTAACACGGCGGTTGAAGAGGCGCTGTATCTGGCCAACATCGCCAGCAAGGTGACCCTGGTTCACCGTCGTGAAACCTTCCGCGCCGAGAAGATCCTGATCGACAAGCTGCACGCACGTGTCGCCGAAGGCAAGATCGAGCTCAAGCTCAATGCCACGCTGGACGAAGTCCTGGGTGACAACATGGGCGTGACCGGTGCGCGTCTGAAAAACAACGACGGCAGCAGCAGCGAGCTGAAAGTCGACGGTGTGTTCATCGCGATCGGTCACACGCCGAACACTTCGTTGTTCGACGGCCAGCTGGCCTTGAAAGACGGTTACATGGTTGTGCAGGGTGGCCGCGAAGGCAACGCTACGGCGACCAGCGTCGAAGGCGTATTCGCTGCCGGTGACGTGGCTGACCACGTGTATCGCCAGGCCATTACTTCGGCTGGTGCAGGCTGCATGGCGGCACTGGACGTCGAGCGCTACCTGGACGGTCTGGCTGACGTATCGTTCTGATCGTTGCCGTCCGATTCACTATCGTGCCAATGCTCTGCATTGGCACGAAGTTCGTGACGCTCTGCTGGATATATCTGCGCCGCGCGACAAAGAGCAGCGGCACTCAAGCTCTCGATCAAGCCTTGCGCTTGAGCGGCTCGCCTTCAAACTTGACACCTGCCAGACCCTTCGCGATCAGTGCACGGATATTGCCGTGATCGCTGCCTTCAGGCGTGGCTTGCACCGAGCGGTAATGCTCGCCGAACGCCAGCAGTGCCTCTTCGTCAGTCAGGCCTTCCAGTAATGCCAGGCCCAGGGTCTTGCACGACCCTTCGTTTTGCCCCGCAGCATTGTCGACGTCGCCGTTTCTGAAGGCCTGAGGCTGGTAGTCGTAGCCTTCGGCGATGAACGCCAGGGTATCGGCAAACGCATGCTCGCCGCTGCGCAGGCTGGCGCGCAGGGAATTCAGATCAGTCATGTTGTTTGGTTTCCTTGACGAACGCCGCCTGTTGTTCGGCGTTCGCTTCTTTCTGGTAGCTGGCTTTCCACTCGCTGTACGGCATGCCATAAACCACTTCACGCGCATCATCGAGGCTGAGGTCGATCTGCTTTTCGTCAGCGGCGGCCTTGTACCACTTGGACAGGCAGTTACGGCAGAAGCCGGACAGGTTCATCAGGTCGATGTTCTGGACATCCTTGCGGCTGTCCAGATGCGCGACCAGTCGGCGGAAGGCTGCAGCTTCGAGTTCGAGGCGTTCTTGCTCGGTCATGACGGGCTCTTTTCAGTAGACGGTTGGCGTCATGATAAGAGTTTCAGCGTTGACCGGCGAGCGTGATCGACACCGATTCGGCAAAGCGCAGGGCATGCGGCTTGTCGACTTCCACTTCAGCGTAGGTCACCGCCTCGTGGCTCATCACCAGATCCAGCACTTCCTGGGTCAGTCGTTCCAGCAGGGCAAAGCGATTGCCCTCGACATGCTGGATGATGGCCTTGGTGATGGTGCGATAGTTGAGGGCATGCTCGATGTCGTTATCCCGAACGGCTTCCTGAGCGGCATAGAGAATCGTCAGGTTGATCAGCACGTCCTGTTTGTTGAGGATTTCGTCCTCGTTGATGCCGATGAACGTGCGCAAACGCAGGTCCTTGACCCGGATGCGCGCGGTGCCAGGTTCGAGTCTTGCCATTATTGTCTGCTCCGTCCGATCAATTGCAGAAACTCCATGCGCGTGGTGCTCGAGTCACGGAAGGCGCCCAGCATCACTGACGTATTCATGGTCGAGTTCTGCTTTTCGACGCCGCGCATCATCATGCACATGTGCTGCGCCTCAATGACCACGGCCACACCGGCGGCTCCGGTGACTTTCTGAATCGCATCGGCAATCTGCTTGGTCAGATTTTCCTGAATCTGCAGACGTCGGGCAAACATGTCGACGATGCGTGCGATCTTCGACAGGCCCAGCACCTTGCCGGTCGGAATGTACGCCACATGCGCCTTGCCTATGAACGGCAGCAGGTGATGCTCGCAAAGCGAGTACAGCTCGATGTTCTGGACGATGACCATTTCATCGTTGTCGGAGGCGAACAAAGCGCCATTGACGATTTCTTCGACACTCTGGGTGTAGCCGTGACACAGGTACTGCATGGCTTTGGAAGCGCGTTTCGGGGTGTCCAGCAGACCTTCGCGGTCTGGATCTTCACCAAGGCCGAGCAGAATGTCTCGATAGTGCTGTGGCAGGGACGAACTCATCAGAATGATCCTCGGGGCGGCTTACTTGACGTGCCGTCCGCCGTTTACGGTCAGTGTTGTGCCGGTGACATAGGTGCTGTCCAGAAGATAGCGCAGGCTCTGGTAAATCACCTCTGCACCAGGCTCTATGCCCAGGGCCGACTTGGCCAGGGCGTTGGCGCGGTAGGCCGCATCGTCCTTGGGTTGAAACATCAACAGCGCCGGTGCTATGCCGTTGACTTTGACAAGCGGGGCGAATCTGGCAGCGAAGGACAGCGTCAGGCTTTCCAGGCCGGCCTTGGTTGCGCAGTAGGCGATGTGCTTGCTGCTGCCCTTGCGGGTCACGTCATCGCTGATATGCACGATGTCAGCGACCTCACTGGCGGTCAGCAACGACTCGCAATGCAGATTGATCAGGTAGGGCGCGAGCATGTGCACGCTGAACATGCGGGTGAAGTTTTCGGCTTCATCGCCCGGTGTTTCTGCCAGCCACTCGGAAGCGTTGTGGACGATGGCCCGCAGGCTCGAGGTCTGGGTTTTCAACAGCTCGACAAACGCCATGATCCCGGCCTCACAGGAAAAATCCCCGTGGATGGCCACTGCTCCCGCCTGGCGCAGTTCCGTCACACTTTCGTGCTCGGTGCGATAACTGATGATCACCCGCTGCCCGTGTTCCAGCAGACGCAAGGCGCAATGCAGGCCCACGCGCTGGCTGGCGCCGGTGATCAGGATCGGTGCAGAAGACATTGCCATCGACAGCTCGCGTATCGGTTATCCGTAGTGGACGGGGATTGTACGGTCGATTGTTTCTTCCGGTTTACAGGCAAAGTTATACCAGAGAATTTTTTTGTACAACCCTGGACATCATGAAACTCGCCGACGCAGTGCTCGCAGGCGCTGAGCACAGGGAGGTTTAGGAAACGGGCGGGGCTGGGAAGCGACCAAGACCTGTACCGAGGTGTAAAGGTGTACAGGTCTTTATGAGCTTAACGAGGGGAAGGTGATTGCGTCGGGCGTGCTGGTGCAGGCGTGCTCTGCAGCCAGGGTGCCAGCAGGCGCGTGGACAGCGGGATAAACAGGTAGACCATTAGTGGGGTGAGCACCGCCGTGCTGATCATGATGCGCGGCAACAGGTCCAGATGGTTGAGCAGGGGGCCGAGTAGAAAATTGAAGATCAGCGACACGGGGAAAAACGCCAGCCAGATTGCGACAGCCTGTTTCCAGCGTGGCGGACGCTGGTCGATTGCGCCGAACCAGCCGTCGATGCCGCTGACCCGATGCTCCGAGGGTTGTGCGAAAAGACCGCTGCCGCGCACCAGCCAGGAGCGTCGAGAGGCGGAATGCTCCCAGGCGTGCATGGTGTGCTCATCGGTAAAGCGGAAAATGATCTGAAATTCGTCATCGCCGGGCGGGGGAGCCAGTACCCCTGAACCCAGATACCCCGGAAAGTCCGTGGCCAACTGTTCGCCTTCGTGCAGCCAGGCCATCATTTCATGGTAGCGACCCTGCGCCACGCGGCGGGCAACCATCAAGGTGACGGGTGAGGTAGACATTGTATATCTCCGGTAGAGGCGTGAAATTCCCGGGTAGGGAGGTCACGTGCCGCGATCCGGGATGGTGGATCGCGACAGCTTCACGTGAACAGCAAGCAAGGATTATTCCTGAAACGCTGAGAGACCGGTAGAGCGTTGCCGGGCAGGCGGATTACTTGTGTAAGGATGGATGTTTGCGACGATGCTCTTGCAGGATGTACTGGCGCAAGCGTTCGGCATCGTCCTTGCCATGTTTGCTGAAATGATAGGCGCCGACGTTTTGCCCGATCATTCGCTCCAGCTTGCCGCGCATCGGAATGGGCGCTTGCCCTGGCGGGTTGAACCAGGCGGAAAAATTTCTCGGCAGCTTGCCTTCCTTGCGGTACTCGAGCAGCGCACCCTTGAACGAGAGCTCATGAACCCAGAGCGCCGTGAGTGCGCCCTTTTCGGTTTCCAGAGGGATCGGCTCTTCCAGCACAAGCCGCCATGGGCGGATCTTCGGACCTTCCTCGAAAATACTCGGTGCGCCGAGCTCCAGATGCAGCGCGTGGAATTCGTCCTCGACCAGATGCAGAGGGAAGTTCATCTGCTGATTCTCGAACTGCGCATGGATCGTGACCTGCTCATGAGCGGCCAGCTTCGTCAGCAGATCCTGGATCTGGATGCCGCCATTGACCAGCAGACTGCGCGTACTGTCACGTACGTTCAACTGGGGGTTGCGCTGCATGCTCTGGATAAAATCCAGCTCAGCCTGGGTGAGAAGTGAATCAGGTTGCATGGGCGGAGGCTCGGTCTAACCGGTTATTGAGAACAAAGACCATTGATTCCGCAAAGTGTTCTGGCCATCCGTCATATTTTTTCATTCAAGTGTTTCAACTCTGCTGTGCTTCTTCGGGCAGATCCGAAGGCAGAATGGTCCGTAGAAAATTCAGACGGCATTCTAAGGCATAATGTTTCACTTTTTTAAGCTGCTGCAGGAATAACCATGAAAGTCGCCATCGTGTGTGGAACGGTCTACGGATCGGCCGAGGAAGTTGCCAGACACGCCGCCGCACTGTTGCGTGCCGCCGGCCATGAGACCCTCGTCAATCCGCGCCTCATGTTGCCGGAGCTGCTGGCCTTCGAGCCTCAGGCGCTGCTTGCTGTGACGTCGACTACCGGGATGGGCGAGTTGCCCGACAACCTCATGCCTCTTTATGCAGCGCTGCGCGACAATCTGCCAGGCCAACTGCGTGGATTGCCTGGCGGGGTGATTGCACTGGGCGATGCCAGTTACGGAGACACCTTTTGCGCCGGCGGTGAGCAGATGCGTGAACTGTTCGTTGAGTTGGGCGTTAGCGAAGTACAGGACATGTTGCGTCTGGACGGAAGTGAAAGCGTCACCCCGGAAACCGACGCCGAGCCGTGGCTGGAAGCGTTCATCAAGCACCTGGGCTGAAAATATCGCGCTCCTTTATGGGGAATGATTCCGCACTGCGGGTGTTGATTGTGGCCGTGCAGGGCGTGGACGACACTCATCGCAACGTATTCTTGAGGCATGGAGCCAGCGATGAGCGAGTCAGTGCGTTTTGACGATAAAGTCGTGATTGTGACCGGCGCAGGGGGGGGGGCTGGGTTGGGCTCATGCGCTGCTGTTTGCGAAACACGGCGCGCGAGTGGTGGTCAACGACCTGGGTGGTTCGGCGCATGGCGAAGGGGCCAGCGCGTCTGCCGCCGATCTCGTGGTGGCCGAGATTCGCGCGGCAGGCGGCACTGCGATAGCCAACCATGATTCGGTGACCGAGGGCGGCCGCATTGTGCAGCATGCGCTGGACGCATTCGGGCGCATCGATGTGCTGGTCAACAACGCTGGCATTCTGCGTGACAAGACCTTCGCCAACATGGAGGACGCCGACTGGGACCTGGTCTATCGCGTCCATGTCGAGGGAGCCTACAAAGTCACCCATGCCGCCTGGCCTTATCTGCGCGAGCAGAATGACGGGCGGGTGATCTTCACGTCATCGACGTCCGGTATCTACGGCAACTTCGGGCAAGCCAATTACGCGACGGCCAAGCTGGGGCTTTACGGGCTGACCCACACCCTCGCGCTGGAAGGTCGCAAGCACCGCATCTTCGTCAACGCCATAGCGCCGACGGGCGGTACACGCATGACCGAGGGGCTGATCCCCGCCAATGTTTTCGAGCTGCTCAAACCCGAACTGGTCAGCCCGTTGGTGGTGTACCTGTGCAGCGAACAATGCCAAAGCAGTGGCGAGTTGTTCGAAGTGGGTGGTGGCTGGATCGGCAAGGTCCGTTGGCAGCGCAGTCAGGGAGCCTGTTTCGACCCGCACACAGGTTTCAGCCCTGAAGACGTTGCGGCGCAGTGGCAGGCGATTGGTGATTTTGCCAACGCTGCGCACCCTGCCGACACTGGCGAGGCGTTGCAGGAAATGATGGCCAACCTGCAGAAGTACGTTAAATAAACAGCCTCTGGACGTTGCTGCAAGACCGCGGTTATCAGTTGAGCGTGCGCGCTTATTCACGCTGACGGCTTGATTATGTGTGAGAAGTTTCACCGAGTTATGTAAGTGCTGTCTTGTGACGCGGTAAGGTAGGTATGGATTTTTTCACGCCTATCAATCATGCCGTGCTGGCCCCGATATGAAGTTCGAACACATTCATATCTGGAGTGACACATGGGCAAATCAATATGGGGCGACTTTCCGCCGGTAAACATCGCGGCGCCTCCTGAACGCGTCAAGGTCAAGAAGGCTGCGGCACAGGTAACCCAAGTGCTTCAGGAGGTGGGCGAAAACTCGATTGCGCTCAATTCCCTGGCGATGGAAAAGCGCAAGATGAAACCGCTGTTCAAGGGCTTCAACCCCGAACAGATAACCCCCAAGGATCTCAACAAAGCGGGGATGATCCTGTACAAGTTCGGCATGATCGATAATCACACCGCCGAGCTGATGAGTCGCGCAGGCGATGAGTTCGACAAGAACGGCAAACTGGTCGACCCCAGCAAGGAGATCAACGCGCTGGAGTTTTTTGCCAATCGGATCATCGACATGAAAGAGAAAGCGCTGAGCGGTGATCCATACGCCAATGTGCTCTTGCCTGACTACATCAAGACCATCCATATCCTGCAGAATCTTCAGGTGTTTGCCGAGTCGGGTGACAGTTA encodes:
- a CDS encoding NADH:flavin oxidoreductase; this encodes MSAEALFTPFRLGSLELSSRVVMAPMTRSFSPGHVPNSKVVEYYRRRAAAGVGLIITEGTTVNHKASNGYQNVPQFFGEAPLAGWRKVVEAVHAEGGRIVPQLWHVGAVRRPGTEPDGSVPAYGPMEKVKDAQVLVHGMSKQDIDEIVAAFAQAAVDAKAMGMDGVEIHGAHGYLIDQFFWEGSNQRSDEYGGSLANRSRFALELIKAVRAAVGPDYPIIFRFSQWKQQDYTARLVQTPEALGEFLQPLADAGVDIFHCSTRRFWEPEFEGSDLNLAGWTRKLTGKPTITVGSVGLDGEFLQFMVDTDKVAQPASLENLLKRLGNDEFDLVAVGRALLVDPDWALKVREGREQDILPFSRDALATLA
- a CDS encoding glycosyltransferase family 4 protein, with translation MSQILNVTLITETFTPEINGVANTLGRLCEGLRLRGHRVELVRPRQNDEIGAGTAEDLLLCRGWPIPGYPGLQWGQSSMHKLLRRWQRRRPDVLYIATEGPLGLSALRAARRLGIAVISGFHTNFPQYTQQYGMGFITRLLTHYLRWFHNRSRMTLVPSISQKVELERRGFERIELLSRGVDSQLFSPSRRSQLLRENWGLQADDVAVLHVGRLAPEKNLSLLKACFEALKDSYPQRNLKLVVVGDGPQRPQLEQQIPDAIFCGTQRGEVLATHYASADMFLFPSLTETFGNVVLEALASGLGVVAYDEAAAGQHIRHGHNGALAMPGDEAAFIDSARWLLEDSETLRRVRLNARQHASRQGWTAVIDQFERQLREACPSHHAASVKEIRPVASKKIRPVSPVRLD
- the cysZ gene encoding sulfate transporter CysZ, with amino-acid sequence MPAPALTGPQYLREGLKLVLSPGLRLFVLLPLSINVVLFCGLIYLAVHQFELWVDTFMPTLPHWLSFLSYILWPLFVALVLLMVFFTFTMVANIIAAPFNGFLSEKVEAVIRGVDESPDFSWAELVAMVPRTLAREARKLGYMLPRMLGLFILSFIPVANIIAAPLWLLFGVWMMAIQYIDYPADNHKLGWNEMLGWLKSKRWQSLSFGGIVYVALLIPVVNLLMMPAAVAAATLFWVRERGADALPVTHARG
- the trxB gene encoding thioredoxin-disulfide reductase, with translation MSDVRHSRVIILGSGPAGYSAAVYAARANLKPLLITGMQAGGQLTTTTEVDNWPGDPHGLTGPALMERMREHAERFETEIVFDHINSVDLAGKPFSLQGDSATYTCDALIIATGASARYLGLPSEEAFMGKGVSACATCDGFFYRNREVAVVGGGNTAVEEALYLANIASKVTLVHRRETFRAEKILIDKLHARVAEGKIELKLNATLDEVLGDNMGVTGARLKNNDGSSSELKVDGVFIAIGHTPNTSLFDGQLALKDGYMVVQGGREGNATATSVEGVFAAGDVADHVYRQAITSAGAGCMAALDVERYLDGLADVSF
- a CDS encoding HopJ type III effector protein → MTDLNSLRASLRSGEHAFADTLAFIAEGYDYQPQAFRNGDVDNAAGQNEGSCKTLGLALLEGLTDEEALLAFGEHYRSVQATPEGSDHGNIRALIAKGLAGVKFEGEPLKRKA
- a CDS encoding DUF1244 domain-containing protein codes for the protein MTEQERLELEAAAFRRLVAHLDSRKDVQNIDLMNLSGFCRNCLSKWYKAAADEKQIDLSLDDAREVVYGMPYSEWKASYQKEANAEQQAAFVKETKQHD
- the folX gene encoding dihydroneopterin triphosphate 2'-epimerase encodes the protein MARLEPGTARIRVKDLRLRTFIGINEDEILNKQDVLINLTILYAAQEAVRDNDIEHALNYRTITKAIIQHVEGNRFALLERLTQEVLDLVMSHEAVTYAEVEVDKPHALRFAESVSITLAGQR
- the folE gene encoding GTP cyclohydrolase I FolE, which encodes MSSSLPQHYRDILLGLGEDPDREGLLDTPKRASKAMQYLCHGYTQSVEEIVNGALFASDNDEMVIVQNIELYSLCEHHLLPFIGKAHVAYIPTGKVLGLSKIARIVDMFARRLQIQENLTKQIADAIQKVTGAAGVAVVIEAQHMCMMMRGVEKQNSTMNTSVMLGAFRDSSTTRMEFLQLIGRSRQ
- the folM gene encoding dihydromonapterin reductase is translated as MAMSSAPILITGASQRVGLHCALRLLEHGQRVIISYRTEHESVTELRQAGAVAIHGDFSCEAGIMAFVELLKTQTSSLRAIVHNASEWLAETPGDEAENFTRMFSVHMLAPYLINLHCESLLTASEVADIVHISDDVTRKGSSKHIAYCATKAGLESLTLSFAARFAPLVKVNGIAPALLMFQPKDDAAYRANALAKSALGIEPGAEVIYQSLRYLLDSTYVTGTTLTVNGGRHVK
- a CDS encoding antibiotic biosynthesis monooxygenase, which produces MSTSPVTLMVARRVAQGRYHEMMAWLHEGEQLATDFPGYLGSGVLAPPPGDDEFQIIFRFTDEHTMHAWEHSASRRSWLVRGSGLFAQPSEHRVSGIDGWFGAIDQRPPRWKQAVAIWLAFFPVSLIFNFLLGPLLNHLDLLPRIMISTAVLTPLMVYLFIPLSTRLLAPWLQSTPAPARPTQSPSPR
- a CDS encoding flavodoxin, with amino-acid sequence MKVAIVCGTVYGSAEEVARHAAALLRAAGHETLVNPRLMLPELLAFEPQALLAVTSTTGMGELPDNLMPLYAALRDNLPGQLRGLPGGVIALGDASYGDTFCAGGEQMRELFVELGVSEVQDMLRLDGSESVTPETDAEPWLEAFIKHLG